One stretch of Balneola sp. MJW-20 DNA includes these proteins:
- a CDS encoding M28 family peptidase, with protein MNKWIMICGMGIILSSCMSSPAGEQAKNITDESLMEHIRILSSDEFMGRGTGTEGEQMSVDYLVNEFKEMGAASGTKDGSFVQPFPLLGQKTYGADLAMIRQNVGSVLGTFNYYDDFVAWPANESERVAIEDAELVYVGYGIQAPEEDWDDFKEADVEGKILVIKNNDPEYDEDLFGGKTRLYYGRYTYKYEKAKEMGALGAIIIHTTPTAGYGWNVVSNSWSRERFYVKSAEGEDKGKTEFNGWITFDAGQKLFNEAGLDLEEMLEAADDPDFEPVALTGVGMNITLNADYRDINGKNVVAKIEGSDTELNDEYLILTAHFDHLGITTPVEGDSVNNGAEDNAAGVSALLEMMKNYKAIQPELKRGVIGLVVSAEEVGLLGSQYWAKNSTEDPGKITANINLDGMNVYGETRDLVVIGYGRNTMAELIEQVAEESGRTIKPDQAPENGIFYRSDHFNMAKIGIPAVFPTPGNEFVNKPEGFSSVRDSVKSANYHSVNDEINEYWDLSGAAKDARLLFEAGFRAINAPALQKWSEGDEFEAVRLEMTQN; from the coding sequence ATGAATAAATGGATCATGATATGCGGAATGGGAATCATACTGAGTTCCTGCATGTCTTCACCAGCCGGGGAGCAGGCAAAAAATATCACTGACGAATCTTTAATGGAACATATAAGAATTCTTTCTTCTGATGAGTTTATGGGTCGGGGAACCGGAACTGAAGGAGAGCAGATGTCGGTTGATTACCTGGTGAATGAATTTAAAGAGATGGGCGCTGCATCCGGTACGAAGGATGGTTCTTTTGTTCAGCCATTCCCATTACTTGGTCAAAAGACTTACGGAGCAGATCTGGCAATGATCCGTCAAAATGTTGGAAGTGTACTGGGTACATTCAACTATTACGATGACTTCGTGGCATGGCCGGCTAATGAATCTGAAAGAGTTGCGATCGAAGACGCAGAGCTGGTATACGTAGGATATGGTATACAGGCTCCGGAAGAAGACTGGGATGATTTTAAGGAGGCTGATGTGGAAGGAAAGATCCTGGTAATCAAGAATAATGACCCGGAATACGATGAAGATCTGTTTGGCGGAAAGACCAGGTTATACTATGGCCGTTATACCTATAAATATGAAAAAGCCAAAGAGATGGGGGCACTCGGTGCAATTATTATTCATACTACTCCTACCGCAGGCTATGGCTGGAATGTGGTATCGAATAGCTGGAGCCGTGAACGTTTTTATGTGAAGAGTGCCGAAGGAGAGGATAAGGGGAAAACAGAATTTAATGGCTGGATAACCTTTGATGCCGGGCAAAAGCTTTTTAATGAAGCCGGACTGGACCTGGAGGAAATGCTGGAGGCCGCAGATGACCCGGATTTTGAACCGGTGGCTTTAACCGGTGTTGGGATGAATATCACCCTTAATGCCGATTATAGAGATATAAATGGAAAGAACGTGGTTGCAAAGATCGAAGGATCGGATACAGAATTAAATGACGAATATTTGATACTGACCGCTCATTTCGATCACCTGGGAATTACCACCCCGGTAGAGGGTGATTCAGTCAATAATGGAGCGGAAGACAACGCCGCAGGAGTAAGTGCTCTGCTGGAGATGATGAAAAATTATAAAGCCATTCAACCTGAATTAAAACGGGGAGTGATTGGCTTGGTAGTTAGTGCAGAGGAAGTGGGTCTTTTAGGCTCACAGTACTGGGCAAAAAATTCGACTGAAGATCCCGGAAAGATCACGGCGAATATCAATCTGGATGGTATGAATGTGTATGGTGAAACCCGTGACCTTGTAGTGATCGGTTATGGCAGGAATACCATGGCGGAACTGATAGAGCAGGTAGCTGAAGAGAGTGGGAGAACCATTAAGCCAGACCAGGCACCGGAAAACGGGATCTTTTACCGCTCAGACCATTTTAACATGGCTAAAATTGGAATACCGGCAGTATTTCCAACTCCGGGCAATGAATTTGTAAATAAACCCGAGGGATTCAGCTCTGTTCGCGACAGTGTGAAGTCAGCTAATTATCACTCTGTAAATGATGAGATCAATGAGTACTGGGACCTAAGCGGAGCAGCTAAAGATGCACGGCTATTGTTTGAAGCAGGATTCAGGGCGATCAATGCGCCGGCGCTTCAAAAATGGTCAGAAGGTGATGAGTTTGAGGCTGTCAGATTGGAAATGACACAGAATTAA
- a CDS encoding Kelch repeat-containing protein, with product MNKLIAFMALVFMVTACSDTAPEVKIQWTEVTELPQAISNNAVAAATVDGDQFLYTFMGLQRGKSFRDVSSYAASYNVSSEVWKQIPSVPDSVGRLASTAEYVNGYIYIFGGYTVAEDGSEKSTPEVWKFDPNTNAYEQVDDMLVSVDDAVSLVYNDRYIYLVSGWNDTNSVSNVQVYDTVDDAWETATPYPGPAVFGHSGGIVGNTMILSDGVELQQEGDERSFIMSAGSVKGVINPEDPTDITWNRIQQHPGAARYRMAAVGIESPAPMVVFMGGTDNPYNYNGIGYNSRPSSPLAGVFGYNINSGEWVELGEMPSPVMDLRGVAKTGDAYYLIGGMDAEQRVSNKVQKFTLQ from the coding sequence ATGAACAAATTAATAGCTTTTATGGCGCTCGTCTTTATGGTCACAGCATGTAGTGACACTGCGCCTGAAGTAAAAATTCAATGGACGGAAGTTACAGAATTACCACAGGCAATTTCGAATAATGCTGTGGCAGCTGCAACCGTTGATGGTGATCAATTTCTGTATACCTTTATGGGTCTTCAGAGGGGCAAGTCTTTCAGAGACGTTTCCTCCTATGCAGCCTCTTATAATGTATCTTCAGAAGTATGGAAGCAGATACCATCAGTGCCGGATTCAGTCGGAAGACTGGCCAGTACTGCAGAATACGTAAATGGGTATATATACATATTCGGAGGTTATACGGTAGCAGAAGATGGTAGTGAAAAATCTACCCCGGAAGTCTGGAAGTTTGATCCAAACACCAATGCTTATGAGCAGGTTGATGATATGTTAGTTTCGGTAGATGATGCCGTATCTCTGGTATATAATGACCGCTACATATATCTGGTAAGTGGCTGGAATGATACCAACAGCGTTTCCAATGTTCAGGTTTATGATACAGTAGATGATGCATGGGAAACAGCAACTCCTTACCCAGGTCCGGCTGTGTTTGGCCATTCAGGAGGAATTGTTGGTAACACCATGATATTGTCGGATGGAGTAGAATTACAGCAGGAAGGTGATGAGCGTTCTTTCATTATGTCGGCCGGTTCTGTAAAGGGAGTCATCAATCCGGAAGATCCTACAGATATCACATGGAACAGAATTCAGCAGCATCCCGGTGCAGCCCGGTATCGAATGGCTGCAGTAGGTATTGAAAGCCCTGCTCCTATGGTAGTATTCATGGGTGGAACGGATAATCCGTATAATTATAATGGCATCGGTTACAATTCACGCCCCTCATCTCCTTTAGCAGGAGTGTTTGGATACAATATCAACTCCGGTGAATGGGTTGAGTTGGGTGAGATGCCGAGTCCGGTGATGGACCTCAGAGGAGTGGCCAAAACCGGGGACGCCTATTACCTGATAGGCGGCATGGATGCTGAGCAGCGGGTCAGCAATAAAGTTCAGAAGTTTACGCTACAGTAA
- a CDS encoding SDR family NAD(P)-dependent oxidoreductase translates to MSVFNNKNVLVTGGASGIGYLMGLKSLQRGARHLIIWDIDEKALNEVKKEFSDSGYSVSVQQVDVRNADSVKDAANRTREEHGSVNILFNNAGVVSGGNFADQSYSDIENTMNVNATGIMIVARAFIDDMISGGEGNIINIASAAGLTPNPGMCVYAASKWAATGWSESLRLEMDKNKTGVKVLTVMPSYIDTGMFKGVSPPLMMPFLDPEKITDKILRSVEKGKVRLREPWLVKITPFLRGVLPGPLYDFIAGKIFRVYDSMSTFKGRPDV, encoded by the coding sequence ATGTCAGTATTCAATAATAAAAATGTTTTAGTAACTGGCGGGGCAAGCGGTATAGGTTACTTAATGGGGCTTAAATCACTGCAACGTGGCGCCAGGCATCTTATCATCTGGGATATTGACGAAAAAGCACTTAATGAAGTAAAAAAAGAGTTCTCTGATTCCGGTTATTCTGTGTCTGTTCAGCAGGTTGATGTGCGTAATGCAGATAGTGTAAAAGATGCAGCTAACAGAACCAGGGAAGAACATGGCTCCGTAAATATTCTGTTTAATAATGCAGGGGTAGTATCCGGAGGGAATTTTGCAGATCAGTCATATAGTGATATAGAGAACACTATGAATGTTAATGCTACCGGTATTATGATAGTAGCCCGGGCATTCATTGATGACATGATCTCAGGCGGTGAGGGTAATATTATTAATATTGCTTCAGCAGCAGGACTTACCCCAAATCCTGGCATGTGTGTATATGCTGCCTCCAAGTGGGCTGCTACCGGCTGGTCGGAGTCTCTCCGTCTGGAAATGGATAAAAATAAAACCGGCGTCAAAGTGCTAACCGTAATGCCCAGTTATATTGATACCGGGATGTTCAAGGGAGTAAGTCCTCCATTAATGATGCCCTTCCTGGATCCGGAAAAAATTACGGACAAGATCCTCAGGTCAGTAGAAAAAGGTAAGGTCAGGTTAAGAGAACCCTGGCTTGTCAAGATCACCCCCTTTTTAAGAGGAGTATTACCCGGGCCGCTATATGATTTCATTGCCGGGAAAATTTTCAGGGTTTATGATTCTATGTCCACTTTTAAAGGAAGGCCTGATGTTTGA
- a CDS encoding aldehyde dehydrogenase yields MILCPLLKEGLMFEQLFRDQKKFYKSGSTRPYGFRQSQLKALYRLLDEQEERLLKAVFDDFKKPAFETFALEIGVLKSELSYALNNLSKWMQPENIRGTLVNFPSKNVIYKEPLGTVLIISPWNYPVQLSLLPLIGAIAAGNTAIIKPSECTPNTSSLLAELIAEYFSEDYISVVQGGVEETQSLLHFPFDHIFFTGSPRVGKIIMKAAAEHLSPVTLELGGKSPCIITKDADLDISARRIVWGKFVNAGQTCVASDYVYVPDEYKTPFIHACNSVLREFYGENPKESSDYARIINDQQFNRLQRILETDDQYIVTGGVMDADERYISPTILDIPDWEVECMKDEIFGPVLPVIGYEDLNEIIEVINEHPKPLACYIFTNDHQAESRILEEISFGGGAVNDTVAHLGNHHLPFGGVGNSGMGTYHGVHSFNTFSHRKSIMKKSSWLKIPIRYAPYNGNLKWIKRILR; encoded by the coding sequence ATGATTCTATGTCCACTTTTAAAGGAAGGCCTGATGTTTGAGCAGTTATTCAGAGACCAAAAAAAGTTTTATAAAAGTGGCAGTACCCGGCCCTATGGTTTCCGGCAATCTCAGCTTAAAGCCCTTTACCGGCTACTTGATGAACAGGAGGAACGTCTGCTCAAGGCGGTTTTTGATGATTTTAAGAAACCGGCATTTGAAACCTTTGCCCTGGAAATAGGAGTCCTCAAAAGTGAATTAAGTTATGCCCTGAATAATCTCAGTAAATGGATGCAACCTGAAAATATACGGGGCACCCTGGTCAACTTTCCTTCTAAGAATGTGATCTATAAAGAACCTTTGGGTACTGTATTGATTATTTCACCATGGAATTACCCGGTGCAATTGTCCCTTTTACCCCTGATAGGAGCTATTGCTGCAGGTAATACGGCTATAATTAAACCATCTGAATGCACTCCCAACACTTCTTCCTTGTTAGCAGAACTGATTGCAGAATACTTTTCTGAGGATTATATATCCGTCGTACAGGGAGGAGTAGAAGAGACCCAGTCTTTGCTCCATTTTCCTTTCGATCATATTTTCTTCACAGGGTCACCGCGTGTGGGAAAGATCATTATGAAAGCAGCAGCCGAACATCTTAGTCCTGTTACGCTCGAGCTCGGAGGTAAAAGTCCCTGTATCATTACCAAAGATGCTGACCTAGATATTTCTGCAAGACGAATTGTATGGGGTAAATTTGTAAACGCAGGTCAGACCTGTGTTGCATCAGATTATGTATATGTACCGGATGAATATAAAACTCCTTTCATACATGCCTGTAATTCAGTACTCAGGGAGTTTTATGGGGAAAACCCTAAAGAAAGTAGTGATTATGCCCGCATTATTAATGATCAACAGTTTAATAGATTACAGCGCATACTGGAAACAGATGATCAATACATCGTAACAGGTGGTGTGATGGATGCGGATGAAAGATATATTTCACCGACGATCCTGGACATTCCGGATTGGGAGGTAGAATGTATGAAAGATGAAATATTCGGACCTGTCCTTCCGGTAATAGGATATGAGGACCTGAATGAAATTATCGAGGTAATAAATGAGCATCCTAAACCTCTTGCCTGCTATATTTTTACTAATGATCATCAGGCAGAATCCAGGATACTTGAAGAGATCTCATTTGGAGGTGGTGCAGTGAATGATACTGTAGCTCATTTGGGTAATCATCATTTACCTTTTGGAGGGGTTGGAAATAGCGGAATGGGAACCTACCACGGGGTGCATAGCTTCAATACGTTCAGTCACCGAAAAAGCATAATGAAAAAATCCTCCTGGCTGAAGATCCCTATACGTTATGCCCCATACAACGGAAACCTAAAATGGATCAAAAGAATACTCAGGTAA